In one window of Paraflavitalea soli DNA:
- a CDS encoding OmpH family outer membrane protein, whose translation MQKRYSFIVLIIILLMGTGRAGAQYKMGYIDLQQLITLMPEYHKANEMLDEYEKALLQNAQDIRDAYFKEVDSAFNKQGHGTGSQHNENMRRLREAYLKAAQFGPEQAQQMRKEKEQEIMEPVRRKAVQAIQAVAKENGYTYILSRELLITFPSGEDVLPLVARKLKLTRSGPVDPSAPK comes from the coding sequence ATGCAAAAGCGCTATTCATTCATCGTTCTTATCATAATCCTGCTGATGGGAACAGGCAGGGCTGGCGCCCAATATAAGATGGGGTATATTGACCTGCAGCAACTGATCACCCTGATGCCGGAGTATCATAAAGCCAATGAAATGCTGGATGAATATGAAAAGGCGTTGTTGCAAAATGCCCAGGACATCAGAGATGCTTATTTTAAAGAGGTCGACAGCGCTTTTAATAAGCAGGGGCATGGTACAGGTAGTCAGCACAACGAAAATATGCGTCGTTTGCGGGAAGCTTACCTGAAGGCTGCTCAATTTGGTCCGGAGCAGGCACAGCAAATGCGGAAGGAGAAGGAACAGGAAATAATGGAGCCCGTTCGTCGCAAAGCAGTACAGGCCATTCAGGCCGTGGCCAAAGAAAATGGGTATACTTATATACTTTCCAGGGAGTTGCTTATTACTTTCCCTTCGGGCGAGGATGTGCTGCCATTGGTAGCAAGAAAACTCAAGCTTACGCGCTCCGGTCCAGTTGATCCGTCGGCGCCTAAATAA
- a CDS encoding OmpH family outer membrane protein, giving the protein MQKRFSLVIVVLALVLSAGSVSAQNKIGYISLQELIVAMPEFKKANADMADYQNALQQQANEYQESYQRLDSMFVADSAKWTPAQKQVKRRQLNEAYLKAANFSQQEAPKMLQQKEQELLGPIQQKAMQTAQAVGKENGFTYILSKEQLISFPPGDDILPLAAKKLNITLTKPTDAPAPAATPPAKKP; this is encoded by the coding sequence ATGCAAAAGCGTTTTTCTCTAGTGATCGTGGTACTTGCACTGGTGCTCTCTGCCGGCAGCGTAAGTGCACAGAACAAAATTGGATACATCAGTTTGCAGGAACTGATCGTGGCGATGCCTGAATTCAAGAAAGCCAATGCAGATATGGCTGATTATCAAAATGCACTGCAACAACAAGCCAATGAATACCAGGAGTCTTATCAACGCCTGGACAGCATGTTTGTGGCGGATTCAGCTAAATGGACGCCCGCTCAAAAGCAGGTAAAACGCCGCCAGTTGAATGAGGCTTACCTCAAAGCTGCGAATTTCAGCCAGCAGGAAGCGCCCAAAATGCTGCAACAAAAAGAGCAGGAATTACTCGGACCTATTCAGCAGAAAGCGATGCAAACCGCTCAGGCGGTAGGCAAAGAGAATGGCTTTACCTACATATTGAGTAAAGAGCAGCTTATTTCTTTTCCTCCCGGCGACGATATTTTACCGCTGGCAGCGAAGAAGCTCAATATCACGCTGACCAAGCCAACTGATGCGCCGGCGCCTGCTGCCACGCCACCAGCTAAAAAGCCATAA
- a CDS encoding phospho-sugar mutase, with translation MDAVIKDKVSAWLTGNFDQATKEEIRKMEAENPNELTESFYRSLEFGTGGLRGIMGVGTNRMNKYTVGMATQGFANYLKKTYPGGVVRIAIAHDSRNNSRFFAEIVANVMGANGIKVFLFEALRPTPELSFAIRHLGCQGGVVCTASHNPKEYNGYKAYWNDGGQLVPPHDKNVIEEVEKIASVDDVQWEGGEANISAIGKDMDEAYIKMVKSLSVYPEVIAKQHDLKIVYTPIHGTGITLVPEVLKRFGFTNVTIVQEQAVPDGNFPTVVYPNPEESEAMSIGLKKAKELDADILLGTDPDADRVGIAIKDNKGNWVLMNGNQTAVLAFNYLIEARKAKGIAQANDMVVKTIVTTDMIDNIAAQSNIKCYNVLTGFKWIAELIKEKEATENYVIGGEESYGLMIGSQLRDKDAVSAVAFLCEMAAYEKDKGHTLYDKLIGLYVKYGFFKEHLISITKKGMNGQKEIADMMETYRKNPPQAINGSPVVQLLDYELKKGKNLQTGEEWEIKLPKSNVLQFILADGSKISARPSGTEPKIKFYFSVNTKLDHAGNFDKVHGELNARIDGIIKDMQLK, from the coding sequence ATGGATGCAGTAATAAAGGACAAAGTGAGTGCATGGCTGACCGGTAATTTCGACCAGGCCACCAAAGAGGAGATCAGGAAAATGGAGGCAGAGAATCCCAATGAATTAACCGAAAGCTTTTACCGGAGCCTCGAATTTGGTACCGGAGGTTTGCGTGGTATTATGGGCGTAGGCACCAACCGTATGAATAAATATACGGTGGGAATGGCTACCCAGGGTTTTGCCAACTACCTCAAAAAAACATATCCCGGCGGTGTGGTACGAATTGCTATCGCGCATGACAGCCGCAACAACAGCCGTTTTTTTGCCGAGATCGTCGCCAATGTGATGGGCGCCAACGGTATTAAAGTATTCCTGTTTGAAGCTTTGCGTCCTACGCCTGAATTGTCTTTCGCTATCCGTCACCTGGGTTGCCAGGGTGGAGTGGTATGTACTGCTTCCCACAATCCCAAAGAATACAATGGTTACAAAGCCTATTGGAATGATGGCGGGCAGCTGGTGCCGCCGCATGATAAAAATGTAATTGAAGAAGTAGAGAAGATCGCTTCTGTAGATGATGTGCAATGGGAAGGCGGCGAAGCCAATATCTCTGCGATCGGAAAAGATATGGATGAGGCTTACATCAAGATGGTGAAAAGCCTGAGCGTCTATCCGGAAGTGATTGCCAAACAGCATGACCTGAAGATCGTATACACCCCGATCCACGGTACTGGTATTACCCTCGTGCCCGAAGTACTGAAACGTTTTGGATTTACCAATGTAACCATCGTTCAGGAGCAGGCCGTACCGGATGGTAACTTTCCTACCGTGGTATACCCTAATCCCGAAGAGAGCGAGGCCATGAGCATTGGCCTGAAGAAAGCCAAAGAACTCGATGCCGATATATTACTGGGTACAGACCCTGATGCCGACCGTGTAGGCATTGCCATTAAAGACAACAAGGGCAACTGGGTGCTCATGAATGGCAACCAAACCGCTGTACTGGCATTTAACTACCTCATCGAAGCCCGCAAAGCCAAAGGCATTGCACAGGCCAATGATATGGTAGTAAAAACAATTGTAACCACCGACATGATCGATAATATTGCTGCCCAAAGCAATATCAAATGTTACAATGTACTTACCGGCTTCAAATGGATAGCCGAGCTGATCAAGGAAAAAGAAGCTACTGAGAATTATGTAATAGGGGGTGAAGAAAGTTATGGTCTCATGATCGGTTCACAGCTGCGCGATAAGGATGCTGTATCTGCCGTGGCCTTCCTGTGTGAAATGGCTGCCTATGAAAAAGATAAAGGTCATACCTTATATGATAAGCTGATCGGTCTCTATGTGAAATATGGTTTCTTCAAGGAACACCTGATCTCCATCACCAAGAAGGGAATGAATGGCCAGAAAGAAATTGCTGATATGATGGAGACCTACCGGAAGAATCCGCCACAAGCCATCAATGGCTCACCCGTGGTGCAACTGCTGGATTATGAATTGAAGAAAGGGAAGAACCTGCAAACAGGAGAGGAGTGGGAAATCAAATTGCCCAAATCGAATGTATTGCAATTCATCCTGGCCGATGGCAGTAAGATATCTGCACGTCCCAGTGGCACAGAGCCCAAGATCAAATTCTATTTCAGTGTGAATACCAAACTGGATCACGCCGGCAATTTTGATAAAGTGCATGGCGAACTAAATGCCCGTATTGATGGTATTATAAAGGACATGCAACTAAAATAA
- a CDS encoding DUF2279 domain-containing protein codes for MFKIPAVLIGILVTGMLTAQEPSTLKSATAAAPATPASLDTVPHTIDSSSFHKYSGRKWLVAGAHVALWGGSYIALNKAWYADYPKESFHFFNDNSEWQQMDKAGHVWTAYQMSRASGALWKWAGFSASRSAWLGGISGVAYQSIIEIQDGFSSEWGFSWGDMAANITGSALYTTQELLWHEQRLQVKLSYWPYDYNSPDLKARRDQLFGKSIQERILKDYNSQTYWLSANIHAFFPDTRLPKWLNLAVGYSAEGMLGGNENKWVDKGGIAHNRPDIARTRHFYLSPDIDLTRIRTKSKFLRSAFFILNMIKIPAPTLGLSTKGKLQGHLLYF; via the coding sequence ATGTTTAAAATACCGGCTGTCCTGATCGGAATATTGGTCACAGGCATGTTGACCGCGCAGGAACCATCCACGCTTAAAAGTGCAACAGCTGCAGCTCCGGCAACACCTGCTTCCTTAGACACGGTTCCCCATACCATCGACTCTTCTTCGTTTCATAAGTATTCCGGCCGGAAATGGCTGGTAGCCGGCGCCCACGTGGCCCTCTGGGGCGGCTCCTATATTGCCCTCAACAAGGCCTGGTATGCGGATTATCCTAAAGAATCGTTCCACTTTTTCAACGACAACAGTGAATGGCAGCAAATGGACAAAGCAGGCCATGTGTGGACGGCTTACCAGATGAGCCGGGCATCGGGTGCGCTGTGGAAATGGGCCGGTTTTAGTGCCTCCAGAAGCGCCTGGCTGGGCGGAATCAGCGGCGTAGCTTACCAAAGTATTATCGAGATACAGGATGGTTTTTCCAGTGAATGGGGCTTTAGCTGGGGCGATATGGCCGCGAATATTACCGGCTCGGCCCTTTATACTACCCAGGAATTGCTATGGCATGAACAAAGATTACAGGTAAAACTGAGCTATTGGCCTTATGATTATAATAGCCCGGACCTAAAAGCCCGGCGCGATCAGCTCTTTGGGAAAAGCATACAGGAAAGAATACTGAAGGACTATAATTCACAAACCTATTGGCTCAGTGCCAATATCCATGCTTTTTTTCCCGATACCAGGCTTCCCAAATGGCTCAACCTGGCCGTGGGTTATTCTGCCGAAGGGATGTTGGGCGGAAATGAAAACAAGTGGGTGGACAAAGGGGGCATAGCGCATAACAGGCCCGACATCGCCCGCACCCGGCATTTCTACCTGAGCCCGGATATTGACCTCACCAGGATAAGAACGAAAAGCAAGTTCCTGCGATCAGCATTCTTTATATTGAATATGATCAAAATCCCCGCCCCTACGCTGGGGTTGAGCACGAAGGGGAAACTACAGGGGCATCTTCTTTATTTTTAA
- a CDS encoding (Fe-S)-binding protein: MSYLQQILFVIAAVATVWLFTRKAMAIRRNILLGKEENYYDHPADRWRNVFLLALGQKKMFRRPLVALMHFIIYAGFIIINIEVLEIFIDGVAGTHRLFAAPLGSFYIFLINAFEILAIGVLAVCVAFLVRRNIMKLKRFISHDLDGWPRSDANYILITEIILMTLFLTLNASDTLLQARGHGHYAEHVTGNFVISQWIQPLLNGFSDGALVGIERFCWWLHILGIFAFLNYLPYSKHLHILLAFPNAYYTRLLPKGEMRNMPEIQNEVLYAMQPELAPTEAAPPGKFGAKDVMDLSWRNLMDAYSCTECGRCSSACPATQTGKLLSPRKIMMDTRDRLEEVGRNIDANGEFKDDGKSLLHNYITTEELRACTTCNACVEECPVSISPLEIILELRRSLVMEESNAPQEWNGMFSNIENNFAPWKFSPDDRDKWAEELKS, translated from the coding sequence ATGTCTTACCTGCAGCAGATCTTGTTTGTTATTGCGGCTGTCGCCACCGTTTGGCTGTTTACGCGCAAGGCTATGGCCATCCGTAGAAATATTCTATTGGGTAAGGAGGAGAATTACTATGATCATCCTGCCGACCGTTGGAGAAATGTATTCCTGCTGGCCCTGGGTCAGAAAAAGATGTTCCGCCGCCCCCTGGTGGCCCTCATGCACTTTATTATTTATGCAGGTTTTATCATCATCAATATTGAAGTACTCGAGATCTTCATCGATGGAGTAGCGGGCACCCACCGCCTTTTTGCCGCCCCCCTGGGTAGCTTTTACATCTTCCTCATCAATGCCTTTGAAATATTGGCCATTGGCGTGCTGGCTGTTTGTGTGGCCTTCCTTGTGCGCAGGAATATCATGAAATTAAAACGTTTTATCAGCCATGACCTCGATGGATGGCCCCGGAGTGATGCCAACTACATCCTCATTACCGAGATCATCCTGATGACCCTTTTCCTGACCCTCAATGCTTCCGATACCTTATTGCAGGCCCGCGGTCATGGGCATTATGCGGAGCATGTGACCGGTAATTTTGTTATTTCCCAGTGGATTCAGCCCCTGCTGAATGGCTTCAGCGATGGAGCGTTGGTAGGCATTGAACGTTTCTGCTGGTGGCTGCACATCCTGGGTATCTTTGCTTTCCTGAATTATCTGCCTTACTCCAAGCACCTGCACATATTACTGGCTTTCCCCAATGCTTATTATACCCGTTTGTTGCCCAAAGGCGAGATGCGTAATATGCCTGAAATACAAAATGAGGTATTGTATGCCATGCAGCCCGAGCTGGCCCCTACAGAGGCAGCGCCTCCCGGTAAATTTGGCGCCAAAGATGTGATGGACCTTAGCTGGCGCAACCTGATGGATGCTTACAGCTGTACAGAATGTGGCCGTTGCAGCAGCGCTTGTCCTGCCACTCAAACAGGCAAACTGCTGTCGCCCCGTAAGATCATGATGGATACCCGCGACAGGCTGGAAGAAGTAGGCCGGAACATCGATGCCAACGGAGAGTTTAAAGACGACGGGAAATCTTTACTGCACAATTATATCACTACCGAAGAATTAAGGGCCTGCACCACCTGCAATGCCTGCGTGGAAGAATGCCCCGTGAGCATCAGTCCCCTGGAGATCATCCTCGAACTGCGCCGTTCCCTCGTGATGGAGGAAAGTAATGCGCCCCAGGAATGGAACGGTATGTTCAGCAATATCGAAAACAACTTTGCCCCCTGGAAATTCAGCCCCGATGACCGGGATAAATGGGCGGAGGAATTGAAGTCTTAG
- a CDS encoding phosphoribosyltransferase family protein, with product MAKNYILDADTANRKMQRMAYEIVENNLDERQLILAGIRESGSVIARNIQQLLKQISNLPTELITISLDKKKPEEVLITPSIDFTDKVVIIIDDVANSGKTLLYAMKPLLAFHPRKIQTLALVERTHKTFPVSTDYVGLSVATTLQEHIFVETTGDAVTGAYME from the coding sequence ATGGCAAAGAACTACATCCTGGATGCAGATACAGCTAACAGGAAGATGCAACGGATGGCCTACGAGATTGTAGAGAATAATCTCGATGAGCGCCAGTTGATCCTGGCCGGTATCCGGGAAAGCGGCAGTGTGATAGCCCGCAACATACAGCAACTGCTGAAGCAGATCAGTAACCTACCCACAGAACTGATCACGATATCGCTGGATAAAAAGAAACCCGAAGAAGTGCTGATCACCCCTAGCATAGACTTTACCGATAAAGTGGTGATCATTATTGACGATGTAGCCAACAGCGGTAAGACGCTGCTGTATGCCATGAAACCTTTACTGGCCTTTCATCCCCGTAAAATACAGACGCTTGCACTGGTAGAACGTACGCACAAAACCTTTCCGGTGAGCACTGATTATGTAGGTTTGTCGGTAGCCACTACTTTGCAGGAACATATTTTTGTAGAAACAACCGGCGACGCGGTGACTGGCGCTTATATGGAGTAA
- a CDS encoding LysE family translocator has product MKLLRILGTGLFISFLGTLPLGTLIVAAMQISVTDGVRPALYFALGVLLVEMVYVRLSLVAMDWVRKQKKLFRWLEWLTLLIIVALAVTTFIAAAHPSGEGKNVILSSTMHRFLLGMTMSAVNPMQIPFWFGWSTVLFTKKVLLPRNDHYNAYILGIGIGTFIGHCVFIFGGHLMVDRLNANQHVLNWVIGGIFTLTALIQGWKMWRHKDPAEQL; this is encoded by the coding sequence ATGAAATTGCTACGCATCCTTGGCACAGGCTTATTTATAAGTTTCCTGGGCACTTTGCCCTTAGGTACCCTCATTGTGGCTGCCATGCAGATATCAGTAACCGATGGCGTACGGCCGGCACTCTATTTTGCCCTCGGCGTCTTATTGGTGGAGATGGTCTATGTGCGACTGTCGCTGGTAGCGATGGATTGGGTGCGGAAACAGAAGAAATTATTCCGCTGGCTCGAATGGCTCACCCTGCTCATTATTGTGGCATTGGCGGTTACCACCTTCATTGCAGCCGCCCATCCTTCCGGTGAAGGTAAGAACGTTATTCTCAGCAGTACCATGCACCGCTTTTTACTGGGCATGACCATGAGCGCTGTTAACCCCATGCAGATACCTTTCTGGTTTGGCTGGAGTACCGTATTATTTACCAAAAAAGTATTGCTGCCCCGCAATGACCATTACAATGCCTATATCCTGGGCATTGGTATCGGTACCTTTATTGGGCATTGCGTTTTCATCTTCGGCGGCCATTTGATGGTTGACCGCCTCAATGCCAACCAGCATGTATTGAATTGGGTGATCGGCGGCATCTTTACCTTAACCGCCCTTATCCAGGGATGGAAGATGTGGCGGCATAAAGATCCGGCGGAACAGCTGTAA
- a CDS encoding ATP-grasp domain-containing protein, with amino-acid sequence MNVFQRILHRPFFIRLFNWEYWSFPAVYIWIYPVWFFLCLRARSLFFFAASNPRIKNGGFLNESKEEVANLIPDQYHPKTVFFAIPANGHIVLNELMRHGLAFPLIGKPNVGGRGRGVKVLADAEAVLNYVAKACLDFHIQEYVPWKNEVGIFYCRYPDAPTGFVTGIVKKEFLSVTGDGRHTISQLLRQDKRALMYMDSLENMHGEGLQEVLLAGEKKIVSPYGNHARGSLFLDHSHLVDEALQATIDAICQQIPEFYFGRLDIRYDSLEDLKQGRNFAIIEVNGAGAEPTHIYDPRHSLFFAWKEIIRHWIILARISRMNHRKGHPYLSWKEGVQMFRENKEWSVRLAAMPK; translated from the coding sequence ATGAATGTTTTCCAAAGAATCCTGCACCGACCTTTTTTCATAAGACTGTTTAACTGGGAGTACTGGAGTTTTCCGGCAGTTTATATATGGATCTATCCTGTCTGGTTCTTCCTTTGTTTACGCGCCCGGTCCCTGTTTTTCTTTGCCGCCTCCAATCCACGCATTAAGAATGGCGGATTTCTCAATGAATCCAAAGAGGAAGTGGCCAACCTCATACCTGATCAATACCATCCAAAGACCGTTTTTTTTGCCATCCCTGCCAACGGGCATATTGTACTCAATGAATTGATGCGCCATGGACTGGCATTTCCCCTGATTGGCAAGCCCAATGTAGGCGGGCGTGGCCGTGGCGTAAAGGTGCTGGCAGACGCAGAAGCTGTACTCAATTATGTAGCGAAGGCCTGTCTCGACTTCCACATCCAGGAATATGTGCCCTGGAAAAATGAAGTGGGTATATTCTATTGCCGTTATCCTGATGCGCCAACGGGTTTTGTAACTGGCATCGTTAAAAAAGAGTTCTTATCCGTTACCGGCGATGGGCGGCATACCATCAGCCAGTTGTTGCGCCAGGATAAACGGGCTTTGATGTATATGGACAGCCTGGAAAATATGCATGGCGAAGGATTGCAGGAAGTGTTGCTGGCAGGGGAGAAGAAGATCGTGTCGCCTTATGGCAACCATGCCCGGGGTTCCCTCTTCCTCGATCATTCCCATCTGGTGGATGAGGCATTGCAGGCAACCATCGATGCTATTTGCCAGCAGATACCCGAGTTTTATTTTGGCCGCCTGGATATCCGGTATGATAGTTTGGAAGATTTGAAACAAGGACGCAACTTTGCCATCATTGAAGTAAATGGCGCAGGCGCCGAGCCTACTCATATTTATGATCCCCGTCATTCTTTGTTTTTTGCCTGGAAAGAAATAATCCGGCATTGGATTATCCTGGCACGTATAAGCCGGATGAATCACCGGAAAGGGCATCCTTATCTTAGCTGGAAAGAAGGGGTACAAATGTTCCGGGAAAACAAAGAGTGGTCCGTGAGGCTGGCGGCTATGCCCAAGTAA